One genomic segment of Arcobacter lacus includes these proteins:
- a CDS encoding VOC family protein, with amino-acid sequence MKAITLNLAVKDIKETIKYYQQNFDFEVQMLVDESKTIFDTQIKEELNYVWAMIHKDNVSLMLQSIESLKEDVGEFFQNLGASLTMYIEVENVDELYLKIKDKVTIYKEIEITWYGQKEFYIKDINGYILGFTSKNS; translated from the coding sequence TTGAAAGCAATAACATTAAATCTAGCCGTTAAAGATATAAAAGAAACTATAAAGTATTATCAACAAAACTTTGATTTTGAAGTACAAATGCTAGTTGATGAATCAAAAACTATTTTTGATACACAAATCAAAGAAGAGTTAAACTATGTTTGGGCGATGATACATAAAGATAATGTTTCTTTAATGCTTCAAAGCATAGAAAGTTTGAAAGAAGATGTAGGAGAATTTTTTCAAAACCTTGGCGCTTCTTTGACTATGTATATCGAAGTTGAAAATGTAGATGAATTATATTTAAAAATAAAAGATAAAGTAACTATTTATAAAGAAATCGAAATTACTTGGTACGGACAAAAAGAGTTTTATATAAAAGATATAAATGGTTATATTTTAGGATTTACAAGCAAAAATAGTTGA
- a CDS encoding ATP-binding cassette domain-containing protein — MQHLQINNLTFKYQDTDIFTNLNLSFEPFSWNCIVGNNGSGKTTLLKLIAKKIKLENGNIVGNDLVYYCEQNLDKTPDSFEEFIYTFNSKTFRLKELLHIQDEWFYRWETLSFGEKKRVQIAIALYQEIDVLLLDEPTNHLDYKSKNIVLEALKSFRGIGILVSHDRELLNTLCTNTVIIKNQNVYSYKSGYDTAIKELNQYRDFLQKENENINKELKKLQKSIQTQKEKVSLSKSRLSKKSIDKNDKDAKEKINLAKLTGKDKNDSKLVSTFSKKYEEQISKRNKIDKEFEKGIKIENNILKKDLFSFYLEEGSLKLSQEKILYYPNLTINSTDKIAIVGDNGVGKSSFLKYIISKIDLNNNYLYLSQEIEENQIKKLYEQIASFDNDKKGLLYTLVRRLSSNPKNLLENRFASPGEIRKLFIAKALLENISLIILDEPTNHMDIDSIEALEKALVVYEKALIVVSHDKTFIKNLNLEVWNVLKTDDKNFFITK; from the coding sequence ATGCAACATTTACAAATAAACAATCTTACATTTAAATATCAAGATACAGATATTTTTACAAATTTAAATCTTAGTTTTGAACCTTTTTCTTGGAATTGTATAGTTGGAAATAACGGTTCAGGAAAAACAACACTTTTAAAACTTATTGCAAAAAAAATCAAACTAGAAAATGGAAATATAGTTGGAAATGATTTGGTCTATTATTGCGAACAAAATCTCGATAAAACTCCTGATAGTTTTGAAGAGTTTATCTATACTTTCAATAGTAAAACTTTTAGATTAAAAGAGTTATTACATATCCAAGATGAGTGGTTTTATAGATGGGAAACTTTGAGTTTTGGAGAGAAAAAAAGAGTACAAATAGCAATCGCTTTATATCAAGAAATAGATGTTTTGCTACTTGATGAACCTACAAATCATTTGGATTATAAATCAAAAAATATTGTATTAGAAGCGTTGAAAAGTTTTAGAGGTATTGGTATTTTGGTTAGCCATGATAGAGAGCTTTTAAATACTTTATGTACAAATACAGTAATTATAAAAAATCAAAATGTTTACTCTTATAAAAGTGGTTATGATACAGCAATAAAAGAGTTAAATCAATATAGAGATTTTTTACAAAAAGAGAATGAAAATATAAATAAAGAGCTAAAAAAACTTCAAAAAAGTATTCAAACTCAAAAAGAGAAAGTATCACTTTCTAAAAGTAGATTATCAAAAAAAAGTATAGATAAAAACGACAAAGATGCAAAAGAGAAAATAAATCTAGCAAAACTTACTGGAAAAGATAAAAATGACTCAAAATTAGTTTCAACTTTTTCTAAAAAATATGAAGAACAAATCTCAAAAAGAAATAAGATAGATAAAGAGTTTGAAAAAGGTATAAAAATAGAAAACAATATCTTGAAAAAAGATTTATTCTCTTTTTATTTAGAAGAGGGAAGTTTGAAATTATCCCAAGAAAAGATTTTGTATTATCCAAATCTAACTATAAATTCGACCGATAAAATAGCAATTGTAGGAGATAATGGTGTCGGAAAAAGTAGTTTTTTAAAATATATCATTTCAAAAATAGATTTAAACAATAACTACTTATATCTTTCACAAGAAATAGAAGAAAATCAAATCAAAAAATTATATGAACAGATAGCTTCTTTTGACAATGATAAAAAAGGTTTACTTTATACTTTGGTAAGAAGATTGTCTTCAAATCCAAAAAATCTTTTGGAAAATAGATTTGCAAGTCCAGGAGAAATTAGAAAACTTTTTATAGCTAAGGCTTTGTTGGAAAATATTAGTTTGATAATACTTGATGAACCTACAAATCATATGGATATAGATTCTATTGAAGCTCTTGAAAAAGCCTTAGTAGTTTATGAAAAAGCTTTGATTGTTGTAAGTCACGATAAAACATTTATTAAAAATCTTAATTTAGAAGTTTGGAATGTTTTAAAAACAGATGATAAAAATTTTTTTATAACTAAGTAA
- a CDS encoding GyrI-like domain-containing protein: MKVKYLEKFYVAGITVRTNNVTELNEETAQIPQLWQRYIDESIESKTFNKSNNFAMYGVYNKYEKDVNSDYDYTIGVEVTKPKNAITIEKDKYLVFSKKGEFPDVVIDTWYDVWDYFASENCEYERAYNFDFEKYENEDEVEIYISIL; the protein is encoded by the coding sequence ATGAAAGTAAAATATTTAGAAAAATTTTATGTTGCAGGAATAACAGTAAGAACAAATAATGTAACAGAATTAAACGAAGAAACAGCTCAAATCCCACAACTTTGGCAAAGATATATAGATGAAAGTATTGAAAGTAAAACTTTTAATAAATCAAACAACTTTGCAATGTATGGAGTTTACAATAAATATGAAAAAGATGTAAATTCTGATTATGATTACACAATTGGAGTTGAAGTTACAAAACCTAAAAATGCTATAACAATAGAAAAAGATAAGTATTTGGTTTTTTCAAAAAAAGGTGAATTTCCAGATGTTGTAATAGATACTTGGTATGATGTTTGGGATTATTTTGCTAGTGAAAATTGTGAATATGAAAGAGCATATAACTTTGATTTTGAAAAATACGAAAATGAAGATGAAGTAGAAATATACATTTCTATACTATAA
- a CDS encoding helix-turn-helix domain-containing protein produces MLNKFENELEEYSETILDIVSANVKKYREKKGLSQIQLALEIGMSGGAYLGRAEIRKNNHHFNIKHLAKIAKVLDVDIKEFFESK; encoded by the coding sequence TTGTTAAATAAATTTGAAAATGAATTAGAAGAATATAGTGAAACAATTTTAGATATAGTTTCAGCAAATGTAAAAAAATATAGAGAAAAAAAAGGTTTAAGCCAAATTCAATTAGCTTTAGAAATAGGAATGAGTGGTGGAGCATATCTTGGACGAGCTGAAATCAGAAAAAATAATCATCACTTTAATATCAAACATCTTGCAAAAATTGCTAAAGTTTTAGATGTTGATATTAAGGAATTTTTTGAATCAAAATAG